From a single Xiphophorus maculatus strain JP 163 A chromosome 5, X_maculatus-5.0-male, whole genome shotgun sequence genomic region:
- the haspin gene encoding serine/threonine-protein kinase haspin — MKPFEPMFLKTYGKLRRKVSAWISPEDRRKAFDSTPSSDDLSVLEAARPRKARGRYTTDDGQRADRPAKKKAMLCLKSFIDKNMSDEENTAPSPPNPAPTKKTRGKNRGVSSSKQKAVLCQSETSNYGESIMKPPLHTKRRKTTRSKRIGSVPVFTRRRDRGVFTTSESESETSVPKLQKIQAKTKMNSSVRLPSGGRFVTRRRRAASTKPEATVSLLNSSDDFISRPFGSSVNQHPSRRCRAPPVFGLSSAENSVNAPRSIEPFREFSLNELAENSLGSVPSKPIFCSTPSMPNFNKRRHPRFPSQVASPPSALGSSIGVLNTFQEDPDLLRLPAPLSLQKEANLHHNEEQSLDLFSESGRRVCSNDAECHRGDLDSGKSEIESSSVFVSAAGRLEWLIEALKERCLSHPCTVQLQRLNFIPTTQLSSQTSDSSCLELLSPESKVVPSSTAWSQTFDFCLEELVRSSVSVTTSKTSDYRSPVSNMDIADSASDDHVVNVLKFPELFSGEVNGENLDAQNSYKEIMETQSPAARGAPTRLTDEDAKTAKSTICTEECVVQIKKLSLSQLHLQGSQYEHNPETKAESSDISELKEASLTSSAVVKVNKLSLSELTDILQPKDGTLKSLTSFSDSSSDVQTGHFSDNECSEDASSPRTASQSISSNKEVKKSIKSFPNREKGSRAPKQRSPSSDRSGMARKACVSGMSVSRWKNRGAAGAQAFRKKQGTSTAVNCSINEPIFSHTDELLAAAVNFSTPPRTNPLNLSSLLTEFTPSTHTWGRLKAALSVYRKSRVQLTPRSVAGSPTSTPLKMRPPDMSQDLFTSPLLAPLPKRLQAQLLHQHSLVVCEDQDLTDAEKVYAECGQQCPLSWEECILPHRMKRCVKIGEGTFGEVFSTTNAAGEMVALKVIPLEGSKKVNGEDQKTFGEILPEIIISKELSHLKEKQQNQTHGFIGLNDLHCVQGCYPPEFLKAWDAFDKHKGSENDRPDFFEEDHLFIILEFEFGGVDLENSNGTLASFVVARSILHQVTVALAVAEQELHFEHRDLHWGNVLVKATREKTGTFLLNGEAHSMETKGVLVRIIDYSLSRLEIDDLTVSCDISKDEELFMGQGDYQFEIYRLMRQENGNKWSSYHPRTNVLWLHYLCSKLLSMKYKSSGGRGTKNAREELTRFYDDVLQYSSATDTLQNCPMFR, encoded by the exons ATGAAGCCATTTGAGCCGATGTTTCTGAAAACCTACGGTAAGCTGAGGCGGAAGGTTTCGGCTTGGATTTCCCCTGAAGACCGAAGGAAGGCTTTCGACAGCACCCCGTCATCTGATGACTTGTCTGTGCTTGAGGCCGCAAGACCCCGCAAGGCACG GGGAAGGTACACAACGGATGACGGTCAAAGAGCAGACCGTCCTGCCAAGAAAAAAGCCATGCTGTGCTTGAAGAGCTTCATTGATAAAAACATGAGTGATGAGGAGAACACTGCTCCATCTCCTCCTAATCCGGCACCGACCAAGAAAACTCG AGGGAAGAACAGAGGTGTTTCCAGTAGTAAGCAGAAGGCCGTTCTGTGTCAATCGGAGACCAGCAACTATGGGGAGAGCATCATGAAGCCGCCTTTACACACAAAGCGTAGAAAAACAACCAG ATCAAAACGGATAGGATCTGTACCTGTGTTCACAAGACGGAGAGATCGAGGAGTTTTTACCACCAGTGAGAGTGAGAGCGAAACATCTGTACCGAAACTGCAAAAAATCCAAGCTAAAACGAAGATGAACTCCAG TGTTCGCCTTCCGTCTGGTGGCCGCTTCGTAACCCGTCGCAGACGTGCCGCTTCCACCAAACCTGAAGCTACAGTCAGTTTACTCAACTCGTCAGATGACTTCATTTCCAGACCATTTGGTTCCAGCGTGAATCAACATCCCTCCAGGAGATGTAGGGCCCCTCCAGTGTTTGGCCTGTCAAGCGCAGAGAACTCAGTGAATGCTCCAAGGTCCATCGAGCCTTTCAGAGAGTTCTCCCTTAACGAGTTAGCAGAGAACAGCCTCGGATCCGTTCCGAGCAAACCCATCTTCTGCTCCACGCCCTCGATGCCCAACTTCAACAAGCGAAGACACCCAAGGTTCCCCAGTCAGGTTGCCTCTCCTCCGTCTGCTCTGGGCAGCTCTATAGGCGTGTTGAACACTTTCCAAGAAGACCCAGATTTACTGCGACTTCCTGCACCACTTTCCTTGCAGAAAGAAGCAAATCTGCATCACAATGAGGAACAGTcgcttgatttattttctgagtCAGGCAGAAGGGTTTGCAGCAACGATGCCGAATGCCACCGCGGAGACTTGGACAGTGGGAAGTCAGAAATTGAAAGCAGCAGTGTGTTTGTATCGGCAGCAGGAAGGTTGGAGTGGTTGATCGAGGCTCTGAAGGAGAGATGTCTGAGCCATCCCTGTACGGTTCAGCTACAGAGATTAAACTTCATCCCCACTACTCAGCTTTCCAGTCAGACCTCAGACTCATCCTGCTTGGAGCTATTGAGCCCCGAATCAAAAGTAGTACCTTCTTCCACAGCGTGGAGtcaaacttttgatttttgtttagaAGAATTGGTTCGTAGCAGTGTCTCCGTAACAACTAGTAAAACCAGCGATTACAGGTCACCAGTTTCTAATATGGACATTGCAGATTCAGCCAGTGATGACCATGTTGtgaatgttttgaaatttcCTGAACTCTTCAGCGGAGAAGTAAACGGGGAGAACTTGGACGCTCAAAACAGCTATAAGGAAATAATGGAGACACAATCCCCAGCTGCCAGAGGAGCACCAACACGGTTAACTGATGAAGATGCCAAAACGGCAAAGAGCACAATATGTACAGAGGAATGCGTGGTTCAGATAAAGAAACTTTCACTCTCTCAGCTGCATCTCCAGGGCTCGCAGTATGAACACAATCCAGAAACTAAAGCAGAGTCGTCGGACATTTCAGAGCTGAAGGAGGCTTCGCTGACCTCCTCTGCTGTTGTTAAAGTCAATAAACTATCTCTTTCAGAGTTGACAGACATTTTGCAGCCTAAAGATGGTACGCTTAAATCTTTAACCAGCTTCTCAGACTCATCCAGTGATGTCCAGACCGGTCATTTCTCCGACAATGAGTGCAGTGAAGACGCCAGCTCCCCGAGAACTGCTTCACAAAGCATCAGCTCTAATAAAGAAGTCAAAAAATCCATCAAAAGTTTCCCCAACAGAGAGAAGGGGTCTCGGGCCCCCAAACAGAGGAGCCCATCATCAGACAGGAGCGGGATGGCGAGGAAGGCGTGTGTTAGCGGAATGAGCGTGAGCCGCTGGAAGAACAGGGGCGCTGCTGGAGCGCAGGCGTTCAGGAAGAAGCAGGGCACCAGCACAGCTGTGAACTGCAGCATCAACGAGCCGATTTTCTCGCACACTGAT GAGTTGCTGGCAGCTGCAGTCAATTTCTCTACTCCACCGAGGACGAATCCGCTCAACCTGTCATCTCTGCTGACTGAATTcacacccagcacacacacctGGGGCCGCCTCAAAGCTGCACTCTCTGTTTATCGCAAAAGCAGGG TGCAACTCACTCCAAGGAGTGTGGCTGGGTCACCGACGTCCACTCCCCTAAAGATGAGGCCACCAGACATGAGCCAGGATCTCTTTACCAGTCCACTACTTGCTCCACTGCCCAAACGCCTCCAGGCGCAGTTGCTTCACCAGCACTCCCTG gTTGTGTGTGAAGATCAAGATCTGACAGATGCTGAAAAAGTGTATGCTGAGTGCGGCCAGCAGTGTCCTCTGTCCTGGGAAGAGTGTATTCTCCCTCACCGGATGAAGCGGTGTGTGAAGATTGGTGAAGGAACATTTGGGGAGGTCTTCTCTACCACCAACGCCGCGGGAGAGATGGTGGCTCTCAAA gttattccactagagggcagcaagAAGGTCAATGGAGAGGACCAGAAGACCTTTGGAGAAATCCTTCCTGAGATTATTATCTCCAA gGAGCTGAGCCACCtgaaagagaagcagcagaatCAGACTCATGGCTTTATTGGACTCAATGA CCTTCATTGCGTTCAAGGCTGCTACCCACCAGAGTTCCTGAAAGCATGGGACGCGTTTGACAAACACAAAGGATCTGAGAATGACCGGCCAG ATTTCTTTGAGGAAGATCACTTGTTCATAATCCTTGAGTTTGAGTTTGGAGGCGTTGACCTGGAGAACAGCAATGGAACG TTGGCGTCGTTTGTGGTGGCGAGGAGCATCCTTCATCAGGTCACCGTTGCCTTGGCTGTTGCTGAGCAGGAGCTGCATTTCGAACACAG GGACCTCCACTGGGGGAATGTGCTTGTGAAAGCCACCAGAGAGAAGACGGGGACATTCCTCCTCAACGGAGAAGCTCACAGCATGGAAACCAAAGGCGTGCTGGTCCGCATCATCGACTATTCCCTCTCCAGGCTAGAAATTG ATGATCTGACTGTTTCCTGTGACATCTCAAAAGACGAGGAGCTCTTCATGGGTCAGGGAGACTACCAGTTTGAAATCTACAGACTGATGAGACAGGAAAACGG AAACAAGTGGAGCAGCTACCACCCTCGCACCAACGTGTTGTGGCTCCACTACCtgtgctctaagctgctttcaATGAAGTACAAGAGTTCAGGGGGGAGGGGCACCAAGAATGCGCGAGAGGAACTGACCCGTTTCTATGACGACGTCCTCCAGTACAGCTCCGCCACAGACACTCTGCAGAACTGCCCGATGTTTCGGTAG